The genome window tatcattaatgtttattgttaaaaatttaattagtgtttttttcataaaaaaaatgaagtaaataaattcTATTAGATGTACTCAAATgatatttagttgtttttattaaatatgcttaatttatataataacctttaagttattaagtcactttaattCATTGAGCTGATTTACCAAGTATCCTCCAACCATATGActtctatttcattttcaataactttttggttAATATTTTTGTACTAAACTTTTGTAATTCACGGATTATTTAGTTATGAACTAAAGATGaaacaatataaatattaagttttgttaggtaaccatttttaaaagccgttataaaaaataatttttagaaattgttctATAATTTTTGTACAatagagtttatttgaaaacctaaaatattttaaacttattttcaatatttaaaaatatgttttaaaaatatttttcatagttagtattttatttttaattatatataactTAGAACACCTTGcatctcttttaaaaaatagtttgttttgagaacaatttatttttaaaatatttattaaaaaaatacgaaattttaagaaattaaaaggCATTTATTCATTACATAGCGTAACTGATGATTGAAATATATACGTTTTGGAagcattaaattaaataaaaaataaataaatttaaaaacaacaataaaTGGAATTTGAGTAGCATTAAAAATGGCAAAAGATAGATTATATGACGGAATGTAAGTTTGTTTAATAGAAATGATGACGGAAACGTTAGATTGTGATGTGATTTGTCCACGTGGTTTTCTACAATTATAATATTTGTCCCCTTATAAAAAATAACGGTGGGAACGTGACACAACGTGCCAATTATCACATTTTGTctcttaaataaaaaagttgatTTAAATATTGTACTGCACATTAATCTTTTTGTAAATTCCCTTTATGCCCGGCGTGATGGAAGGCCAGCAtgtttgttatatttatatggatttaatttaatcattaattttttttaattatttttaggataTTTAGAATAAAGTAAATGACaggtttaagattttttttaaaaacccaaaattagGTTTAGGACAGGTTTTAGGtatataaaatttgtaatattttttttaataattttataaaattccATTTATATTTAAAGAATGTTTTTagtaatatatttgaaaaacacatttagttttaaaaaatatttttaaaaaacaaatgaaatgcttaataaaatttaaaaaatgcttttaaaagttatttataaaGACTATTTCGATACCATATCCTAAGATTGTATTCTAAAAGTCATTATTTCGAGGACTCATTCCCGGACTTATTTTTAGTCGAAATActattaactttttatttaatctaattGCATTGACAAAATGGTGTTGAAAATGGCGGTTCATGTTGCCAATATTGAATGGATCAGGAGAGACTTGCtcaagaaattaattaattttatatttttattaaactaaaaaaaaaatggagattttgtcATACGTGATGAATGGAGAGAATTTTCCTTGTAGAAatgattataattattataattttccatttaaaaaatgattttaaggcAACATTACAAAAAGAAGGTGTATAAAATGGGGCCATGTTCATGGTTGTAAACCCAGAAGAGATTGAGAGGTGGCGAAGGGAGAGGGAAAGTAGAGGGAAAAAGCAGCGGCGAAAATGCAGACAATCCTTTGGCTGCGAATTGAAATCGAATAGCCACTGTACAGTGTACACATAAAATTTGtatgtatatttatttatgggGAGTGGAACACTGGTGGATGGCGTTCGTCGCTGGTTTCAACGCCGCTCTTCAACCTCCTCcactaccaccaccaccaccaccaacaaTGACTCCAACAATGCCGCAATCCATGCTTCTTGTGTATTTGTGACCGAAGTCCACGCTCAATCCTCAGCTTCAGCCACACAGCCTCGTCCTCATCATAAAAAACGACAGCCACAAGACCCGGAAGCAGCCCCTGCTTTGACGCTCATCAAAGTCCCCAAACGACGACCCATGGATCCTCACAAGAAGGTCTGCCTTTTATTCTCTCCAGATCTCTCCAAAACAAGGGTTtcgattcatttttttttttatttcctccaaacggtttttttttttgattcattttcgTGTTGGGTAGTTTTCAAGTTAAGAACTCTGCAGGGGATTAAAGCCAGTTAGagtattatttctttcttatcctGACTTGCGTTTATTATATTTGGGTTTTTGGATTCTCCCCCCCAATCGTATCTTGTATGATCAGTATGTAATCGCGCGCTATTCTGTGATCTGTGTTATCCTCCTATTATTCTCAGTATTATCTCCGAGACCGCAACATGTATGGATCATACGTGAATGATGAAATTATCAAATGCACAGGAATTGTTTGCCATCTTCAATTGACACACACATTTTTTTACCCTGTTTGGGAGAAGGATTTCGTGGCAGTGGTCTGTTTGTAGGatgaagaaaatatagaaatttataTCTATTTCAAACAGTTATAGAAATGTTTGCTGGTAGGGGGCTTCTATTGAAATGAGTGAGATCtggaaatttatcaaatttcCCCAAAAACTTTCGAAAAGGAGAAAGCGAAATATTGTGAATTTTGTAGAATATTTTTCTTATCCTGTTTTTCTTAACGGTGAAAGGAGTCTTAATCAAATGGATTTTCTTGTCTTGCACAGATTCATCATTGTTGAGGAATATGCTATTCATTGATGTACGGACGACCTagaataatattgattttttaaaacttgaaaaaaaaaatattttcttctccaTTCTGTACTAATTCAACCATTTATATACTTgattaattgataaataatgATTGCTAAGGGAGACCATTTTTTACTCAGGGCATGCCAGAAACAGAATTCTTCACAGAATATGGAGAGGCGAGCAGATACCAAGTCCAGGAAGTTGTTGGCAAAGGAAGTTATGGTGTTGTTGGCTCTGCAATTGATACCCACACTGGAGAAAAGGTTGCAATCAAGAAGATTAATGATGTCTTTGAACATGTCTCTGATGCTACACGGATTCTAAGAGAAATCAAGCTCTTACGGTTGCTTCGGCATCCGGATATTGTAGAAATAAAACATATCATGCTCCCGCCTTCTCGAAGAGAATTTAGAGATATTTACGTTGTTTTTGAATTGATGGAATCTGATCTTCATCAAGTAATTAAGGCAAACGATGATCTTACTCCCGAGCACTATCAATTTTTCTTGTACCAGCTTCTTCGGGGTctaaaatatatacatacagGTTGGTGCTTTTCAGAGATATTATAGCCTCACCGTTTGTTTGCTTTTATGTCCTGAATGGCcactaataaaaattttatggtTTCTTCCAGCAAATGTGTTTCATCGAGATTTGAAGCCAAAAAATATTCTTGCTAATGCCGACTGCAAGTTGAAGATTTGTGATTTTGGGCTTGCTCGGGTGTCATTCAATGATGCACCATCAGCTATTTTCTGGACAGTATGTAGTCTTGCCAAAGTACTCCTGACATTTGCTGCATTTCTGCATACGGCCGAGAAAATTACTTagtctcttttattttatgatactttaaaatttttgaaagctAGAAACTTTAActaatcatatttatttactttttcaaaGGACTATGTTGCAACCCGATGGTACCGTGCTCCTGAACTTTGTGGCTCCTTTTTCTCCAAGGTAAggtggtttttatttttgatatctCAAAAGTTTATTTTGGCCACCAGATCTtcaattatgtttatttaaagtaaataagatataataaaATGAGCACCAAGAATAGGGGTTCAGGCCATATACATGAGATGTGTACAAAAATCActtagaaaacaaagaaaaaaattccttaTACCTCAATGACGACATAAAATATTCTAAGCTTATTCACTGTCCTTTTCAGATACTTCATTGGCTGGACTTCTGGTAGCTATCACCAATGAATACATCACTGTCCTTTGAAattgtgtttgaaaaatattcttgTGTAGATAACTTTTGTAGTTCTTGCTCTATGAAGTGGATGGTAGCATGTCCAAAAAATGAGAGAAGGTGAATAGTATTCACAGAGATCCATACATTTCCATATTCTCTTGTATTCTTCTGTTTTGATCTCTTCATTTTTCATCATCTTCTATTGAGATTCAATGTCAGAGTTGCCAACTATTCAAAGTTGAACTTTGATGGTTTGAGACAATGTAGGAACAAGACTTGGATTACCAGAATCAACTTGCTACCATGAAACGTTTTGGAAGTCTTCCTCCATAAGGATCACTCATTAGTTTTCCCGTGACATGTCTCTTCAACTTTTCTTGATATGGAGAAATTTGTTGGATTGGTGCCTTTTGAGGCATTACTCAAGTGGCAAGGGGTTAGTGTGGGAAGGTGGGAGGTTCTTGGTTtgattttggggaaaaaaatgatgggtttgtttttttcttcataatttccCAGATGCAAGATATCTTTGTGTCTGCTACTTTGGTTCAAATGACAGATTTGCTGTGCCTGACCAACAGGCTTATTCAATGCTCCagagttttctattttcataacAGGGTTCATAATCTCCCAGGCGCAttgattggaattttgaaactTGACCCAGGAGTCTGCTTTGGTCATTGTTAGCCTGGTATATGTGTGGGCTGACTTTAGAAAAGTTGGTActtaacatggtattagagctatGATTAACTAGAGGTCTCGAGTTCAAGTTTCTCCTATTGCTTATTCCCTCATCAATTATCTATTATTTGTAACTGCTAATTTCTCTCTCTATGTGTGGGTATGGGTCTACACATAGGAGGGTGTTAGCTTGGTATACATTGCGGGCCCATTTTAAGATATTAGCAAAGTTGATAGCTTAACAGTCATGCACTCAACTTGACCAAATGAAATCATAGATGGTGATAAAGCAATATACTTCCTAATCTAGAAATGCATAGAGGAAGTGTCTGCACACACAATTGATGGGCAGTTTTGCAAGATATAATCAGTTACTGGCCAATTAGTTGCATTCTTGGCAGTTTTACAGGGACTTTGGTATACTTTCATTCTATAGACATGCACAGAGTTTTACATGGATTTTGGTATACTTTCATTATagtcacacacacacacaaagctTATGCATTACATAGCTACGTGGTGGTGTGGTTTATCAATCTGGTACCACATGATTGTTTTTATGTTATTTCTTCTGTGCATGAGCTCTTTTGATGAAATATGACCTCTTTggtttataaaatttaagtgGAGTTATGTTTTATTAAACTATATATCAAATTTCTTAAAACCTTCTCCATTTTTCAGTACACTCCTGCGATTGATATTTGGAGCATAGGATGCATATTTGCAGAAATGCTTACAGGAAAACCGCTGTTTCCGGGGAAAAATGTAGTGCACCAGTTGGATCTCATGACTGATTTGCTTGGCACTCCTTCTGCTGAATCAATCGCAAGGGTTAGTTATCTCATTCTAATTCTGTTTTTTCTGGTCACTAATTGACAGACTGATTGTATGTTCCAAGTGGACACTCTCTGAATTTGGTTAGCTTTCTTTTTCTACAACTGGTTGATCTAACATTAATTTCAATGCTTTTGCGGCAAAAATTGAGTACTTTTCTGATTTTACCTTACACCCACACATAGATGATTATTCTTTCATGACATGGCAGATTCGGAATGAGAAGGCAAGAAGATATCTAAGTACCATGCGAAAAAAACCATCCATTCCCTTCTCACAAAAATTCCCTGATGCTGATCCGTTGGCTCTTCATCTAGTGGAACGTCTCCTTGCATTTGATCCTAAAGATCGTCCAACTGCTGAAGAGGTAATAGTTGGTAATTCTAATATTTCGCtacttcaaaattt of Vitis vinifera cultivar Pinot Noir 40024 chromosome 17, ASM3070453v1 contains these proteins:
- the LOC100853858 gene encoding mitogen-activated protein kinase 9 translates to MGSGTLVDGVRRWFQRRSSTSSTTTTTTTNNDSNNAAIHASCVFVTEVHAQSSASATQPRPHHKKRQPQDPEAAPALTLIKVPKRRPMDPHKKGMPETEFFTEYGEASRYQVQEVVGKGSYGVVGSAIDTHTGEKVAIKKINDVFEHVSDATRILREIKLLRLLRHPDIVEIKHIMLPPSRREFRDIYVVFELMESDLHQVIKANDDLTPEHYQFFLYQLLRGLKYIHTANVFHRDLKPKNILANADCKLKICDFGLARVSFNDAPSAIFWTDYVATRWYRAPELCGSFFSKYTPAIDIWSIGCIFAEMLTGKPLFPGKNVVHQLDLMTDLLGTPSAESIARIRNEKARRYLSTMRKKPSIPFSQKFPDADPLALHLVERLLAFDPKDRPTAEEALADPYFDGLANVDREPSTQPISKLEFEFERRKLTKDDVRELIYREILEYHPQMLQEYLRGGDQTSFMYPSGVDRFKRQFAHLEEHYGKGERSTPLQRQHASLPRERVCAPINEAADENKEFEKRSAASVATTLESPPKAEGLEKGNVENGPSKPNQSARSLLKSASISASKCIGVKEQKDVEEETIVEHDDEGVNGLSHDLAALNS